The genomic interval CAAGGATCTGGCGACGACGCGCGCGGCGATCTTCGCCATCGCGAAGGAACTGCGCGACAAGCCGGTCGACGCCGACCTCATCGACCGCGCGCGCCGGCCGCTCGTCGAGGCGATGGTCAAGGCGCGGCGCGAGAACAGCTATTGGCTGACCTATGTCGCCGAAGCCACGACTCACGCCGACCGCCTCGACCGCAGCCGCAACGGGATAGCCGAGGTCGAGGCGGCGACGCCCGCCGAACTGCAGGCGCTCGCACGCCGCTACCTCGCCGACGACAAGGCGCTGGTGATCAAGGCGGTGAGCGACAAGGCGGGAAGCTGACCAGCGGCGTTCGGGGCGGATGGCGGTTTTCCGCCGAAAAGCGGCCGAAGCGCGATTGCTCTCTCCCCTTCAGGGGAGAGATACGAAGGCTTGCCGGTTTTACCGGCTAGCCGAAGTTGAGAGGGGCTTGAAACGCTTCGGCCCCCTCTCCCAACCCTCTCCCCTGAAGGGGAGAGGGCTATGGCCGCTCACCACCCCCCTTTCGGCCATTCCAGCCCGGCCGACCCCAACATCCGGAATCCGCACGCCGCCGTCCTGCCCCCGAAATCCGACTATGCCCTTGGAACCGGCGGCAAATACGGGCATCGTCGGCGAACGGATCGAAATGCGCCGCCATGGCGTTCCGATTCCGATGGTCAAGACAGGGAGCAGCAAGATGACGACGCGTTCGCACCATAAGCATTTCATCGCGGGGGGCTTCGTCCTCGCCGGGGCGCTGGCGCTCGCCGGATGCGCCGGGACGGGCGGGAAGGCGACGAGCACGCTGCCGCCCGCCGACGCCCATGCCCAGCTGACCGATTCGAAGGGCGCCGATCGCGGCCGCGCCGACATCTATCGCGACGCCTCGGGCCTGCGCATCGAACTCGTCGCGCGCGGCTTCGGTCCCGGCACTTACGGCATGCACGTCCACGCGGTGGGTCAGTGCGTTCCGCCCGACTTCGCGAGCGCGGGCCCGCACTGGAACCCGACCGGCGCACAGCATGGCCGCGAAAATCCGATGGGCGCGCATCATGGCGACCTGCCCAATCTCGTGATCGAACCCGACCAGATCGGCCGTGCGACGCTGCGCCTCGTCGGCTCGCGCTTCGAGGGCGACGGCGGGCTGCTCGACGCCGACGGCGCCGCCTTCGTCATCCACGCCGGGCCCGACGATTACAAGACCGACCCCAGCGGCAACAGCGGCGGCCGCGTCGCCTGCGGCGTGATCGTCCGCGGCGGCGGCGAGTAAACTCGCCGCCCGCGCGCCGGCCCTAGGCCGGCGCGCTCGCCGCGGCGGCGCGTTCGGCGATCGTCGCTTCTGCCCCCGGCACCGCGCGATAGGCATAGAGCAAGAGCGCGACGGCGATCGGCGCGACGCCGATCAGCGACAATATGCCCGTGCGCAGGTCGCCGACCGGCTTGCCGTCGACGATGGTCCCGGCAAGGTCCGAAATCTGCCCGACCATATAGGGGCCGAACGACAGGCCGACGAGCGTGGTGCCGAGGAAGAAGGCGGCGGTCGCCGTGCCGCGCATCCGCGGCAGCACCAGATCCTGCGTCGTCGCCGCCGCGGCGCCGAGCGCCGCCGCGCCGAACATGCCGGCGAGGAAGTTCATGACATAGAAGAGCGTGCCGTTCGCGGTCGTATAGCCGATCCAGATCGGGACGATCGGCGCGACGACGCCGAACAGGATCATCAGGATGCGCCCTGCGGGATTGCGCGCGCGCAGCGCGTCGGCGACGCGGCCGCCGATGATCACCCCGACGAAGCCGGCGACCGCGCCGTTCGCGCCGAGGATGAAGGCGAGTTCCTGCTTGGGCAGCCCGAGCACGATCTCGGCATAGGGGGCCGACCAGAAGGCGATGGCATAGGCCGCGAGCGCGACGAGGCCATAACCCAGCGTCGTGCAGAGGAACGCCGGGGTGCCCCAGATCAGCCGGAAGGTCGCGGGGTCGTGCGCGCGCAGCGTGCATGCCCAGGAAAAGACCGCATAATAGCCGATCCCGACCGCCGACCATTGCGGGAGATTGCCCGTCAGCTCGATCATCCACCAGGCGAAGGCGGCGATCGCGGCGGCGAAGCCGAGGTTGATCGCCAGCGCCGCGGGGCCGCGCTTCGCGGCGCCGATCAGCGTCAGCGGCGGCACGATCATCGACAAATCCTTGCCGAATTCGCGGAAGGGCGTCGGCGAACTCGGGCTCGGGGTCCCGTCCATCGCGCCGCGCACGGGTTCGCGGAGGCTCGCGACCCACAGCGCGAGCAGCAGCCCGGGGACGCCGACCGCGAGGAAGGCCGCCTGCCAGCCGACGAGCCCCATGGGCCCGCCCGCGGGATAGGCGTTGTTCCACGCCTCGACGATCAGCGCGCCGATGAACAGCGGGAAGGTGGTGGCCGAGGAGCGCTTGCCGGGCCAGCGCGCCGATGAACAGCGACACGCCGCCGCCCAGGTAAAGCCCCGACGAATAGATGGCGAGCGCGGTCGCCTTCTGCCGCTTCGGAAAATAGTCGGAGATCAGCGAATAGGCGGTCGGGCTCGCGGTCGCCTCGCCGACGCCGACGCCCATGCGCGCGAAGGTCAGGGTGAGCTGGTTATAGGCGAGGCCCGATGCCGCGGTCATCGCCGACCACAGGGTCAGCCCGATCGACAGCAATTTGACGCGGCTCCAATTGTCGGCGAGCCGGCCGAGCGGGATGCCGAACAGGGCATAGAAGACCGCGAAGGCCGCGCCGCCGAGGAAGCCCATGTCGCCGTCGGAGAGGCCGAGATCGGCCTTGATGTCGACTGCGAGGATGCTGATGATCTGTCGGTCGATGAAATTGAGGATATAGACGACGACGAGCACCGACAGGACGTACCAGCTGTAACCGGTGGCTTTCGGCTCGGCCGGGGCCGGGACGCCGGACATGTCGTTTTCGCTGGCGGTATCGGCCATCTGGCAACCCTCTCCCTCATCCATTATCTGTTTGCGATCCATCGCTAGCAGAGCCGGGCGCGGGCGCAAGTTGAAAGTCGGTTCAACTTTATACGGAGGCAAATCGAACATGCGCGAAGATGGAGACATTGCGAAACCCGCGATCCTCTTCCTCTGCCTTGGCAACATCTGCCGCTCGCCGCTCGCCGAAGGCGCGGCGCGCGCCGCTTTCGCCCGTGCCGGGATCGACGTCCGGCTCGATTCGGCGGGGACGGGCGACTGGCACGTCGGCCATCCGCCCGACGACCGCGCGCAGGCCGAGGCGCGGCGCCGCGGCATCGACATATCGGGATTGCGCGCACGCCAGTTGTCGGCGGACGATTTCTACGATTTCGACCTGATCCTCGCCGCCGACGAGGCGAACCTGCGCGACGCGCGGGCGATTCGCCCGGCCGATGCGACCGCCGACCTCCGGCTGATGCTCGATCTCCTCCCCGGACGCGGCGGAGAGGGCGTGACCGATCCCTATTATGGCAGGGACGACGGCTTCGCGGCGACGTGGGACGATGTCTCGGCGGTCGCCGCGGCGCTCGTCGCCGAATTTTCGTCCAACGGATAACGCGCGACCGGATGATAGCGTGAGCCGCCATGGCCCATTTCGCTTTCATAGAGTGTGACATGGCCGAATGCGAACGGCGGGCTCGCAAGATCGCTGTTCTGCGCGAGGAAGGGCGCGACCGGCCCGGACGCCCGGTTCAGCCGCGCGAGCGTGATATGCGGAACGAAAGCGCGCGTTTCGGGCGCGACCCCGACGCGCGCGAGCAGCTGATCGACCTTGCGGTGCAGCGCGGCGAGCAACTCGTGCGGTTCGACCCCCGCCCAGACCATATGTGGCCGGTCCTGCCGCTCGAACAGGCCGACTCCGTTGATCCGCGCGGTCACGGCGGGCGCGTAAAGCGCGCCCAGCGCCGCGGCAATATCCTCGGCCCGATGGCGATCGACCTCGCCGATGAAGCGCAGCGTCAGGTGAAGCTGCTCGTCGCTTTGCCAGCGCGCGCCCGAAATGCCGTGCATCGCCGCGAGCAACAGGGTGCGGACCGGACGCGGCGGGCGCAGCGCGACGAACAGGCGGTGCGTGGACATGCCCGACAGCATAGGCGGCGATGCGTCGCACCGCGACCCCCGTTTGCGCGCGGGGCAATAATGTTGCTGGAATGTTGCTGACGTCCGGTTTCGCTTGAAACCCGCGGGCAAACCCCCGATATTGTCGACACGGCCGGTATGGGCTGGCCGGTTATGGAGATGCAAAATGGCGAATTGGAACGACCCCAATATGGCGGCTTCCGGTTTCGGGGCCGGCGCGAACGCAATGGACCAGGCCGTCGATGCCGGTCTGCGGTCGTACATGCTGTCGGTTTACAATTATATGGGCTCGGGCGTGCTGCTGACCGGCATCGTCGCGATGCTGGCGTTCAACAGCGGCTTTACCGCCTCGATGATCGGCAGCCCGCTGATGTGGGTGGTGATGCTCGCGCCGCTGGCCTTCGTGCTGGTGCTGAGCTTCGGCATCAACAAGCTCTCGACCGGCGCCGCGCAGGCGCTGTTCTGGGTCTATGCCGCGGTGATGGGCTTGTCGATGTCGACGATCTTCCTTGCCTTTACCGCGACGTCGATCGCGACAACCTTCTTCGCGACCGCGGCGGCGTTCCTCGGTCTCAGCCTCTATGGCTATACGACCAAGAAGGATCTGTCGGGCTTCGGCACCTTCCTGATCATGGGCGTCGTCGGCATCCTCGTCGCGATGCTGATCAACATGTTTGTGCAGTCGACCGCGCTCAGCCTCGCGATCAGCGTCATCGGCGTGCTGCTCTTCGCAGGGCTGACCGCCTATGACACGCAGAAGATCAAGAGCATGTATTTCTATGTCCGCGGGACCGACTTTGTCGGCAAGTCGGTGGTGATGGGCGCGCTGACGCTCTACCTCGACTTCGTCAACATGTTCACCTTCCTGCTCAACCTCTTGGGCAGCCGCGAATAAGCGGACCGGACACGGACGACATCAGCGAGCCCGGCGGAGCGATCCGCCGGGCTCTTTCTTTGGCGATTATGTCGTTTGCAAACAGGGTAATGGTATGGCCGGAAGCGGACGTTGAGAGAAGAAAGCCCCTCCCCTTCAGGGGAGGGGTTGGGGTGGGGGCCATCGGCCTTGCGCGAGGCCGATAGCCCCCACCCCACTGCGACTAGGCAGCAAGCTGCCAAGTCTTCGTTGCCCCTCCCCTGAAGGGGAGGGGCTTGATGGAACCTAACGTCGCTCCCCACCCCAAAAGCGCCGTCCTGCGGCACGTTTGCGATCGATATAATCGCCCTCCTTCTTGGGCGGTGCGGGCTTTCGGGCAGCCGCGCCTGTATTATTCGAATAAAACCCCTTGCCAAGCATGCGCTACAAATGTAGCACGCTACAAATGTAGCGCATGAGGTGATTCGAATGCTGTCCAGTCTGCCCCCGCGGGAACGCGAAATCGTCGACATATTGTACGAGCGCGGCGCGTCCACGGTCACCGAGATCGGCGATGCGCTCGCCGACCCGCTGTCGGGGTCGGCGATCCGCGCGATGCTCAAGCGGCTCGAGACCAAGGGTTTCGTTGTGCGCGAAGGGTCGGAGCGCGGCTTCGTCTATGCGCCGAGCGTGTCGGACAAGACCGCGCGCAAATCGGCGCTGAGCCAGGTGGTGCGGGTCTTCTTCAACGGATCGGCGACGAGCGCCGCCGCGGCGCTGC from uncultured Sphingopyxis sp. carries:
- a CDS encoding Bax inhibitor-1/YccA family protein, whose amino-acid sequence is MANWNDPNMAASGFGAGANAMDQAVDAGLRSYMLSVYNYMGSGVLLTGIVAMLAFNSGFTASMIGSPLMWVVMLAPLAFVLVLSFGINKLSTGAAQALFWVYAAVMGLSMSTIFLAFTATSIATTFFATAAAFLGLSLYGYTTKKDLSGFGTFLIMGVVGILVAMLINMFVQSTALSLAISVIGVLLFAGLTAYDTQKIKSMYFYVRGTDFVGKSVVMGALTLYLDFVNMFTFLLNLLGSRE
- a CDS encoding BlaI/MecI/CopY family transcriptional regulator, translating into MLSSLPPREREIVDILYERGASTVTEIGDALADPLSGSAIRAMLKRLETKGFVVREGSERGFVYAPSVSDKTARKSALSQVVRVFFNGSATSAAAALLGMQDEMTGDELDELEKMIAKAREGRG
- a CDS encoding low molecular weight protein-tyrosine-phosphatase encodes the protein MREDGDIAKPAILFLCLGNICRSPLAEGAARAAFARAGIDVRLDSAGTGDWHVGHPPDDRAQAEARRRGIDISGLRARQLSADDFYDFDLILAADEANLRDARAIRPADATADLRLMLDLLPGRGGEGVTDPYYGRDDGFAATWDDVSAVAAALVAEFSSNG
- the thpR gene encoding RNA 2',3'-cyclic phosphodiesterase, which codes for MSTHRLFVALRPPRPVRTLLLAAMHGISGARWQSDEQLHLTLRFIGEVDRHRAEDIAAALGALYAPAVTARINGVGLFERQDRPHMVWAGVEPHELLAALHRKVDQLLARVGVAPETRAFVPHITLARLNRASGPVAPFLAQNSDLASPPFAFGHVTLYESEMGHGGSRYHPVARYPLDENSATSAAATAETSSHVAAKPSSLP
- a CDS encoding superoxide dismutase family protein is translated as MPLEPAANTGIVGERIEMRRHGVPIPMVKTGSSKMTTRSHHKHFIAGGFVLAGALALAGCAGTGGKATSTLPPADAHAQLTDSKGADRGRADIYRDASGLRIELVARGFGPGTYGMHVHAVGQCVPPDFASAGPHWNPTGAQHGRENPMGAHHGDLPNLVIEPDQIGRATLRLVGSRFEGDGGLLDADGAAFVIHAGPDDYKTDPSGNSGGRVACGVIVRGGGE